A window of the Gossypium hirsutum isolate 1008001.06 chromosome A05, Gossypium_hirsutum_v2.1, whole genome shotgun sequence genome harbors these coding sequences:
- the LOC107886320 gene encoding probable galacturonosyltransferase-like 9 isoform X1, which translates to MRFILYAAALLLLHVFLTVSFCLAIRTTVGGDGLGFRFPEAPYYRNGVECPVSSGDRNLVQVAMTLDFEYLRGSIAAIHSVVRHASCPENIFFHFIAAEFDPASPRVLSKLVRSTFPSLNFRIYIFREDTVINLISSSIRQALENPLNYARNYLGDMLDLQVDRVIYLDSDLVLVDDILKLWNTTLTNSRVIGAPEYCHANFTKYFTAGFWSDPVISRVFRSRKPCYFNTGVMVMDLVRWREGNYRKRIENWMEIQRKKKIYELGSLPPYLLVFAGNVEGIDHRWNQHGLGGDNIRGSCRSLHPGPVSLLHWSGKGKPWVRLDGGNPCPLDHIWESYDLYKGNLIKHQSFPSAFANFFEYPSYLF; encoded by the coding sequence ATGCGTTTTATTTTATATGCGGCCGCCCTTTTACTTCTTCATGTCTTTCTCACGGTATCGTTTTGTCTTGCTATTCGGACCACAGTCGGAGGAGATGGGTTGGGGTTCCGGTTTCCGGAGGCACCGTATTACCGTAACGGAGTGGAGTGTCCGGTTTCCTCCGGCGACCGCAATTTAGTCCAAGTGGCAATGACTTTAGACTTTGAATACTTGCGGGGGTCGATCGCCGCCATCCACTCCGTCGTCCGCCACGCTTCGTGTCCTGAAAACATCTTCTTTCACTTCATTGCCGCCGAGTTCGACCCCGCGAGTCCAAGAGTCTTGAGCAAACTCGTTCGCTCCACATTCCCTTCACTCAACTTCAGAATCTACATCTTCCGCGAAGACACAGTGATCAACTTGATCTCTTCTTCAATCCGGCAAGCCCTCGAGAACCCACTGAACTACGCTCGGAACTACCTCGGGGACATGTTGGATCTCCAAGTAGACCGAGTCATTTATCTCGACTCAGACCTGGTCCTCGTCGATGACATCCTCAAACTCTGGAACACAACGTTGACCAACTCTCGAGTCATCGGCGCACCCGAATACTGCCATGCAAACTTCACCAAGTATTTCACGGCCGGGTTTTGGTCGGACCCGGTAATATCCCGGGTTTTCCGGTCCAGAAAGCCGTGTTATTTCAACACGGGAGTAATGGTAATGGATTTAGTGCGTTGGAGAGAAGGGAATTACAGGAAAAGAATAGAGAATTGGATGGaaatacaaaggaaaaaaaagataTACGAGTTGGGCTCATTGCCACCCTATTTGCTGGTATTTGCTGGGAATGTAGAAGGCATTGATCATAGATGGAACCAACATGGGCTTGGAGGGGACAATATACGAGGTTCATGTCGGTCGTTGCATCCGGGTCCGGTCAGCTTGTTGCATTGGAGTGGGAAAGGGAAGCCATGGGTTCGACTGGATGGTGGAAACCCGTGCCCTCTTGATCATATTTGGGAATCCTATGATCTTTACAAAGGGAATTTAATCAAACACCAATCTTTTCCTTCTGCTTTTGCCAATTTCTTTGAATACCCCAGCTATTTGTTTTGA
- the LOC107886320 gene encoding probable galacturonosyltransferase-like 9 isoform X2 — MTLDFEYLRGSIAAIHSVVRHASCPENIFFHFIAAEFDPASPRVLSKLVRSTFPSLNFRIYIFREDTVINLISSSIRQALENPLNYARNYLGDMLDLQVDRVIYLDSDLVLVDDILKLWNTTLTNSRVIGAPEYCHANFTKYFTAGFWSDPVISRVFRSRKPCYFNTGVMVMDLVRWREGNYRKRIENWMEIQRKKKIYELGSLPPYLLVFAGNVEGIDHRWNQHGLGGDNIRGSCRSLHPGPVSLLHWSGKGKPWVRLDGGNPCPLDHIWESYDLYKGNLIKHQSFPSAFANFFEYPSYLF; from the coding sequence ATGACTTTAGACTTTGAATACTTGCGGGGGTCGATCGCCGCCATCCACTCCGTCGTCCGCCACGCTTCGTGTCCTGAAAACATCTTCTTTCACTTCATTGCCGCCGAGTTCGACCCCGCGAGTCCAAGAGTCTTGAGCAAACTCGTTCGCTCCACATTCCCTTCACTCAACTTCAGAATCTACATCTTCCGCGAAGACACAGTGATCAACTTGATCTCTTCTTCAATCCGGCAAGCCCTCGAGAACCCACTGAACTACGCTCGGAACTACCTCGGGGACATGTTGGATCTCCAAGTAGACCGAGTCATTTATCTCGACTCAGACCTGGTCCTCGTCGATGACATCCTCAAACTCTGGAACACAACGTTGACCAACTCTCGAGTCATCGGCGCACCCGAATACTGCCATGCAAACTTCACCAAGTATTTCACGGCCGGGTTTTGGTCGGACCCGGTAATATCCCGGGTTTTCCGGTCCAGAAAGCCGTGTTATTTCAACACGGGAGTAATGGTAATGGATTTAGTGCGTTGGAGAGAAGGGAATTACAGGAAAAGAATAGAGAATTGGATGGaaatacaaaggaaaaaaaagataTACGAGTTGGGCTCATTGCCACCCTATTTGCTGGTATTTGCTGGGAATGTAGAAGGCATTGATCATAGATGGAACCAACATGGGCTTGGAGGGGACAATATACGAGGTTCATGTCGGTCGTTGCATCCGGGTCCGGTCAGCTTGTTGCATTGGAGTGGGAAAGGGAAGCCATGGGTTCGACTGGATGGTGGAAACCCGTGCCCTCTTGATCATATTTGGGAATCCTATGATCTTTACAAAGGGAATTTAATCAAACACCAATCTTTTCCTTCTGCTTTTGCCAATTTCTTTGAATACCCCAGCTATTTGTTTTGA